The candidate division KSB1 bacterium nucleotide sequence AATCGCCCCTTCGCGAACGAGGACCGGGTACTGATCCAGAGGAACGGCGAGCCTGTGTCGAGAAGGTCCCACAAGCTCCACAGAATCGTCGAACAGGTAGTACCAACGGCCGCGCGGAACGCGTATCTCCCATTCCTCTGCGTCACGGTAGATGGGTGCCACAAGCAAATAGTCGCCGAAGAGATACTGAAAATCGTCGCCCGTCGGGCGGATCAGGGGCGGCTCACCGAGGTGCGCCCGAACCACGTAACTGTACATGTAGGGCACGAGCTCCGTGTGAAGCCACGAGAACTTCCGGATGATCTCCAGCTCCTCCCGACTGCGCAGCCAGAGCCGGCGCTCGCCGTGGCCTCCGTTGAGAAACAGCCCGCAAAAGGCGGAGAACTGAGCCCAGCGGATGTACAGACGGGGCGGGATCTGGGACCCTGCGTAGCCTCCCACATCACTGCCCACCACACAATAGCCCCGACGCGCGCTCAGCAGAACATCCTTAATGGCTTCCCTCAGCCCTCTGTCCCCGCCGATGAGGCCCAGCCATCCTCTGTTCGGTGCATCTTCCCTCGACCAAGCGTGTTCCTGGTCGCCCACCCACACAACAGGAGCAGCATCCAGCGGCGCAAAGCCCTCCGGATGCACGTACGAGCGGTCAATGCCGCGCACCAGAGTGATAAATTCCGGATTGTGCTCCAGTCCGTGCCCGTACTCTAGCCGGTAGTACAGGTCCATGTACTTACGTGTTGTGAGAATGCCGGAGTGGGTTCTCTGGTAGAAAACGGGGAACCCCAGGAATCGCGAGGAGAACAGGGTGGCCGTCTCGTCCAGTTTCCACCCGTCCACGCCGTACTGGAGGACCCTGTCCTGCATCCCGCGCCACCATTGCAGAGCCTCGGGATGCGTGTAGTCGAGAAAGCCGCCCTCTCCTTTCCACCAGCGCGCCGAGAAACCGCCGCCCGCCAGGTAGCCCCGCTGGCGTGCTTCCTCGAACCAGGCCCGCGAGTCGGTGTAGCGGGTGTCCTCACTGCGCGAATTCACCATGCAGGTCATCCATAGGACAACCCGGTAGCCCCTCTGCTCGAGATCTCGGAACCAGACGGAAGGATTGGGGTAGCGGAGCGAGTCCACCTCGAAGTCATTGTAGCGTGTGCTCCACGGGCTGTCGATCAGGATCACCCGCACGGGAATGTCGTGCCGCGCGTAGCCCTGCAGCAGCTCCTCCACGCGAGCTGCCGTGTTGGAATCGTCCTCCCAGAGCCAGCACTCAAGGGCCCAAGGCGGAGTAAGAGGGGGCCGCGCGCGCTTCACGAAGCGGATCGGCCAGCCCCAGAACGGAAGAAGCAGGTACGCGTAAAGCGTGGCCCCCAACAACAGAATCCCCGCCGCCCACCGCACCAGCGGTCGCTTCAATCTTCCCACACGATCACCCACCCTTGCCTTTCCGCGTCCGTGCGTTCCGGGCCACGGGTAGCCCCTTGCCGCTCGTGAAAAGGTTGCCAGCCCGGATCGTGCCTATTGCTGCGGCGGACGGTCCGGGCCCTTGTGTCGGTCCCTCTCACCCCTCAGGCCCGCTTCCGCCCTGGCTCGGAGGATCCGTTCCCGACAAAGGTTGTAGACGGACCATCGCTCCTGGCCTGACGCAAGGAGGGTCACGGACAACTCCAGGGCCCGACGGGGCACCAGCCGCACCCCTTCTGCAAGCAGACGACAGTCGCGGAAGCGCTCCCAAAGGAGAACCCGGGCCCGCTCTTCTTTCCCGGGCTCCTCTTCCCCCCGGCGCACCACCACCCCCAATTCAAAGATCTCGTAGTGCCTCTTCCGGAAAGCCTCTTCTACCGACTTCGCCTGCAGACCCACCAGCACGTAGAGAATCGATTCGAAAACCGGTGTGATCCCCTTGGCCTTCCAGTGGTAGCGGGCCAGGTAAAAGGCGAAACCGGCCAGGGCGACCGTGAGGAGAAGGGTAGCGATAGCCCTCCGCTTTCGCGAGGCAGAAGGCCTGTAGGTCCAGCTGTAAAGACGACGGCCGAGATCGGGTATGGCGACCATCCCCTTCGGTGACATGGTCGACGTTCGGTTGCGTCTTGGGGTGC carries:
- a CDS encoding glycoside hydrolase family 31 protein, with the protein product MGRLKRPLVRWAAGILLLGATLYAYLLLPFWGWPIRFVKRARPPLTPPWALECWLWEDDSNTAARVEELLQGYARHDIPVRVILIDSPWSTRYNDFEVDSLRYPNPSVWFRDLEQRGYRVVLWMTCMVNSRSEDTRYTDSRAWFEEARQRGYLAGGGFSARWWKGEGGFLDYTHPEALQWWRGMQDRVLQYGVDGWKLDETATLFSSRFLGFPVFYQRTHSGILTTRKYMDLYYRLEYGHGLEHNPEFITLVRGIDRSYVHPEGFAPLDAAPVVWVGDQEHAWSREDAPNRGWLGLIGGDRGLREAIKDVLLSARRGYCVVGSDVGGYAGSQIPPRLYIRWAQFSAFCGLFLNGGHGERRLWLRSREELEIIRKFSWLHTELVPYMYSYVVRAHLGEPPLIRPTGDDFQYLFGDYLLVAPIYRDAEEWEIRVPRGRWYYLFDDSVELVGPSRHRLAVPLDQYPVLVREGAIIPLSVRRSYTEMGDEGSEGFVTLLIYPAHRSGFELWCPDRPGRATISVERDGPALRIHLRGAGFAHILRVHLLTEPESVLLDGKILQPGARWHYDPAARKLIVKTLTYETGDYEIRLQTR